The Limnospira fusiformis SAG 85.79 genomic interval TACTGGACCCAGAAATTTGCCTTTTAGCAGTAGGTTGGGTGAAACTCCGTGAAACCCAACACCGTCAATTGGGTGGAGGTACGCAACCCAACACCGTAGGTTGGGTGAAACTCCGTGAAACCCAACACCGTAGGTTGGGTGGAGGTACGCAACCCAACACCGTAGGTTGGGTGAAACTCCGTGAAACCCAACACCGTAGGTTGGGTGGAGGTACGCAACCCAACACCGTAGGTTGGGTGAAACTCCGTGAAACCCAACACCGTAGGTTGGGTGGAGGTACGCAACCCAACACCGTAGGTTGGGTGAAACTCCGTGAAACCCAACACCGTAAATTGGGTGAAACTCCGTGAAACCCAACACCGTCAATTGGGTGAAACTCCGTGAAACCCAACACCGTCAATTGGGTGGAAGTACGAACCCAACACCGTAGGTTGGGTGGAGGTACGCAACCCAACACCGTAGGTTGGGTGAAACTCCGTGAAACCCAACACCGTAGGTTGGGTGAAACTCCGTGAAACCCAACACCGTAGGTTGGGTGGAGGTACGCAACCCAACACCGTAGGTTGGGTGAAACTCCGTGAAACCCAACACCGTCAATTGGGTGAAACTCCGTGAAACCCAACACCGTCAATTGGGTGAAACTCCGTGAAACCCAACACCGTCAATTGGGTGGAGGTACGCAACCCAACACCGTAGGTTGGGTGAAACTCCGTGAAACCCAACACCGTAGGTTGGGTGGAGGTACGCAACCCAACACCGTAGGTTGGGTGAAACTCCGTGAAACCCAACACCGTAGGTTGGGTGGAGGTACGCAACCCAACACCGTAGGTTGGGTGAAACTCCGTGAAACCCAACACCGTAGGTTGGGTGGAGGTACGCAACCCAACACCGTAGGTTGGGTGAAACTCCGTGAAACCCAACACCGTCAATTGGGTGAAACTCCGTGAAACCCAACACCGTCAATTGGGTGGAGGTACGCAACCCAACACCGTAGGTTGGGTGGAGGTACGCAACCCAACACCGTAGGTTGGGTGAAACTCCGTGAAACCCAACACCGTCAATTGGGTGAAACTCCGTGAAACCCAACACCGTCAATTGGGTGGAGGTACGCAACCCAACACCGTAGGTTGGGTGAAACTCCGTGAAACCCAACACCGTAGGTTGGGTGAAACTCCGTGAAACCCAACACCGTCAATTGGGTGAAACTCCGTGAAACCCAACACCGTCAATTGGGTGGAGGTACGCAACCCAACACCGTAGGTTGGGTGGAGGTACGCAACCCAACACCGTAGGTTGGGTGAAACTCCGTGAAACCCAACACCGTCAATTGGGTGGAGGTACGCAACCCAACACCGTAGGTTGGGTGAAACTCCGTGAAACCCAACACCGTAGGTTGGGTGGAGGTACGCAACCCAACACCGTAGGTTGGGTGAAACTCCGTGAAACCCAACACCGTAGGTTGGGTGGAGGTACGCAACCCAACACCGTAGGTTGGGTGAAACTCCGTGAAACCCAACACCGTAGGTTGGGTGAAACTCCGTGAAACCCAACACCGTAGGTTGGGTGAAACTCCGTGAAACCCAACACCGTAGGTTGGGTGAAACTCCGTGAAACCCAACACCGTAGGTTGGGTGAAACTCCGTGAAACCCAACACCGTAGGTTGGGTGAAACTCCGTGAAACCCAACACCGTAGGTTGGGTGGAGGTACGCAACCCAACACCGTAGGTTGGGTGGAGTTACGCAACTCTGAGTGTTAGATTAACCGATAAACAATTGACCCATCACTCTCACGATTATCTATGGTAATTAACTGCTGTTTCATCATTTCTTCTAAGGTTTCGCGAACTTGTTGAGAACTTAAACTGGTTTCTATTACACAATCAGCCAGGGTGACTTCTCTGTTTCTTTTAATAAGTTTTAGCAGCTTAAGTTCAACATTATTGTCTGAGGGAAGATTGGCTGAATTATTCTGCTTTAAACCGCCATTCAGTTTTTTAGCTTGATTAACAGCACGGACATTTTCAATAGTAGCACCCACAACATACAAACCTGCTACTAAGTCAAAAAATTCATCATCATCTTCCAAAGATGAATCTATCATGAAGCTCAGAACCATTATCAAAACAAATATTCCAAATCCTTTAAATAAGGCTTTATAACGTCCGGTATAAATATAGCCAATCGGCAGAAAGAAAAAGGTCAATAATCCCGTAGTCCAAGCATTTTTCTTAGCCAATTTGCTAATTCTTTCAGCATCTTGTGAGTCACTCATAATCAATTCCTCAATTTCAGATGATATAGTAGTAGGTTGGGTGAAACTCCGTGAAACCCAACACCGTCAATTGGGTGGAGTAGTAGGTTGGGTGAAACTCCGTGAAACCCAACACCGTCAATTGGGTGGAGTAGTAGGTTGGGTGAAACTCCGTGAAACCCAACACCGTCAATTGGGTGGAGGTACGCAACCCAACACCTCCTCAATTTCAGATGATATGGTTAGGGGGTAGGAAGGGGACTAAGCGATCGCTAAGCGACCACTAAGCGACCACTAAGCGATCGCATATTTTTAACTCTCTCAGGAAATCAAAAGAACCTGATCCAAATAAATATAACAGATCCTGAGCGCGGGTCATCGCTACATAAAGTTCCCGACGACCCTCTGCTTTTGAACCCACACCAAACTGCTGCACCCACGGGATAATTACAGCTTTGAACTCTAAACCCAGGGCGGATTTACCCGTAACCACCCTGACACCAGGATGACTAGAACAGTAGTTATTTTTGTGGTCATTTTTATTATCATTAACCCAAAAAACTCCCATGCCAATATGGTCTAGGGTTTCAATTAGATACTCAAAAGGTTGACGCTCATTTGGTCCTTTATAGCGGTAAATAACAGCAATTTGATGAGGTTTATATCCCTCATTTACCAACTTCTTAATAGTGTCAATCACACCATTAATTTCATCCATACGGTTTTGTTTGATATGAAGCTGTGGCATATTACCATGTCTAACTGCTGCCAAGGGTTCTACTACAGGAAAAGCCTCGTCTTCCAGTTCATCATCTTCTGATGAATATAGATCACGAACCATATCCCATGCTAACTGTAATATTTCCTCAGTATTGCGATAGTTTTGGGTAAGTTTTCGCATTCTCCCCTTTGCTTTCACTCCCACAGATTTCCAGGTAAACTTACGTCGGCGATAAATACTCTGGGAACGGTCGGATACAATTACTAAATCGCCATCTTCTGGGTCTTTGAGAGCGGCGGTACAGCATTCAAACCACTTGGGATGGAAAGTATGACCTTCATCTATTAAGATGGCATCCCACCTGTCATCACTGGGCATTTTTTTCAGTGCATTTAACAGCCTAGTACCCACTTCATAGTCGTATCTATCTTCGTCGTCTTCAAAATATTTAGGATTTGGTAGACCTCCTAGGACTGATTTTGCCCAACCATGGAAGTGAATAACTTGAATGCGTTGGCGATATAAAAGGTTATAGTCTTCTTTGATGAGCGATCGCAAATAAGATGCCAGAGTAATATTATAGCAGAGAATTAAGACTTTGGTATCTGTCCAACCTCCCGCTAAAATTTTGGCGCGGCTGAGAAGAATCAACGTTTTACCACTACCTGCTACTCCCGAAAATAGTCGATGA includes:
- a CDS encoding 3'-5' exonuclease, which gives rise to MALIIPDSIPSKASKGEKMLFRLLRDELPDDFFVYYEPITSGFYPDFIILSPSFGLLILEVKGWSVKQIHKADSYFFHIEQDGQLEHCQSPLRQAKGYLDALLNKLKGYSILCEDDGDYQGKLVCPIGVGAVMTNITEAQARENHIYTLLEKPQVCYKDELMTWQEIGERALIKRLEAMFTVRFKFPDLEDDQINTIRGVIHPEAQVRQEPAKSSSVPPGKLVKPDAIILTTLDYRQEQLARSLNSGHRLFSGVAGSGKTLILLSRAKILAGGWTDTKVLILCYNITLASYLRSLIKEDYNLLYRQRIQVIHFHGWAKSVLGGLPNPKYFEDDEDRYDYEVGTRLLNALKKMPSDDRWDAILIDEGHTFHPKWFECCTAALKDPEDGDLVIVSDRSQSIYRRRKFTWKSVGVKAKGRMRKLTQNYRNTEEILQLAWDMVRDLYSSEDDELEDEAFPVVEPLAAVRHGNMPQLHIKQNRMDEINGVIDTIKKLVNEGYKPHQIAVIYRYKGPNERQPFEYLIETLDHIGMGVFWVNDNKNDHKNNYCSSHPGVRVVTGKSALGLEFKAVIIPWVQQFGVGSKAEGRRELYVAMTRAQDLLYLFGSGSFDFLRELKICDRLVVA